The following DNA comes from Tunturibacter psychrotolerans.
GATGGAACGAAGGGGAAGGTTGCGGCGGTCGGTTGCAGTGGGTGCCGCGATGATTTTGCCGGTCTTTACTGGCTGCACGGGATTTTTTCCTCCAGTCAATAATTCTGGTGGTGGAACTGGTGCGACGGGGAACCAGGTGTACGTCTTGAATCAGACGACGAAGTCTGTGAGTGGATTCGTTGTGGGGACGGGGACGCTGAAGGCCGTGAACAACTCGCCGGTCACGCTTGGGTCTCAACCATTTGCTGAGGTTGTAACTCCGAATAATGCGTTTCTTTATATTGCGGGGCAGGCATTGATCAGCTTATATTTGATCAACTCCGACGGATCGTTAAGCGCGCCGAGCGGCGGCGCCGAGCAGAATGCGGTGACTGCTGCTTCGCTGGCGGTTTCACCGGATGGGCAGTGGCTGATTGCGCTGGATAGCCTTACGCAGCAGCTGGACATTTACCAGATCAATTCGTCGACTGGGGCGTTGACGGCGGCGGCTGGATCGCCTGCAGCCTATCCAATCCCTTCGGGATCCGGTACGTGGCAGCCATCGATGGTTCAAGTTTCGCCGGACGGGACGCTGATTTTTGCTGCCCTGGGCACTGCGGGCGATGCTACCTTCACGTTCAACACAACGACGGGATTGGCTACGAGCAGCCAACATCTGCCGAATGTGAATGCGAGCACGGGCGATTATGCACTGGCCGTCGATCCGAAGACTGCCTACTTGTACATTGCGCGGAGCGGGACTAATGGTGGAGTTGCGGTGTACATCATTGGGTCGGGAGGGACGCTGAATTCGGTCACGGGTTCGCCGTTTGCCGCGGGAAATGGGACGCAGTCGGTCGTACTGGATAGTACGGGGACTTATGTGTATGCGGGAAATCGAACGGGTGGCACGATCTCCGGGTATACGATTGTCGCGGGAACAACTCAGGCGGCTTTGACGTTGAACCCGCTGAGCGGGTCGCCATATTTGAGTGGGACTTCGGTGCAGTCATTGGGGATCGACAGAACGGGCAAGTATCTGTTGGCGGCGGCGGTTGGCGGCAGCCCGGACCTGACGATGTACAGCTTCGACATTACGACTCCAGGCAAGCTGGATCCGGCTACGAGCATCGCTACGGATACAGATCCTGCAGGGGCTGTCGCGGTGGCGCTAACGCATTAGCGGCTGCGTTTCTGCCTGGGGCGCAGGTGTTGGAGTTGGTGCGTGGGTTATGGATTTGACGTGGCCGCCGTTAGTATGGAGATAGTGTTGTGCTGTGACGCGGAGTTTCAGGGCTATCGTTTCTTCTTCTCGACAATTCGATTTCGTGCGGTACTTTTCGCGGGTTTGCAGCTTCGTAGCGGTTTCGATGGTGCTAATTGCGGGCGGGAGTGGCTGCTCGCGGCTGCGGCCTAAGCCGCCAGCACAGTACGTGTATGTGACGGCGAAGCAGACCTTTCTGCGCGACAGGGTGGCAGCGGTGTCGAATCGCACGGCGACGGTGGAGAATGGCGATCGGCTTGAGGTGCTTGATCGCGGGCGGCGATTTGTGAAGGTGCAGACGGCCAAGGGTGAGCAGGGTTGGATCGACGAGAAGGTGGTTGCGACCCAGGACGTCTTCGACGAGTTTGAAAAGTTGAAGCAGGATCACAAGGCTGATCCGGTGGTCGCGTCTGCGGTGGTGCGGGATGAGGTTTACATGCATGCCAAGCCTGGCCGCGATACGGAGAGGTTCTTTCGGCTGGCGGAGGGCGAGAAGCTGAAGCTGTTGGCGAGGGCGACGCTGGCTAAGCCGGTGCCTCCGGGAACGCGAGTGGCTAAGGCCGTACCTGCTTCTGCGGCGCCTGGTGCGAGCGTAAATGGTGTAGTGGCGAAGGGTGCGAGGGCTGTTGGGACTACGGCTGAAGCGGCGCCGGAGGAGCCTGTGCCGCCGGCGATGGAGGACTGGTGGCTGGTGCGTGACTCCAAGGGCGATACGGGGTGGCTTTATAGCAGGATGATGGATGTGGATGCTCCTGACGCTATTACGCGGTACTCCGAGGGGCAGAGGATTGTGGGATCGTATGTTCTGACGACGGTGAACGATCCCGAGGCCGAGCAGGACGACAAGAATATTCCGATCTACGTGACGGTATTGAGCCCGTATAAGGCTGGGCTGACGTATGACTTCGATCAGGTTCGCGTGTTTACCTGGAACGTGAAAAAGCATCGTTATGAGACGGGATATCGCGACAGGAATATCGAGGGATATTTGCCCGTCGATGTGAAGATGGCGACCGATCCCTACGGAAAGTCGCCAACGGCTACTACGCCGGCGCCAACCTTCTCGTATCGAGTATTGGCGGATGATGCGGGGCCGGTGATTCCGGATCCGGTGACCGGAGCGATTGTGCCGGGTAAGAC
Coding sequences within:
- a CDS encoding lactonase family protein, which codes for MERRGRLRRSVAVGAAMILPVFTGCTGFFPPVNNSGGGTGATGNQVYVLNQTTKSVSGFVVGTGTLKAVNNSPVTLGSQPFAEVVTPNNAFLYIAGQALISLYLINSDGSLSAPSGGAEQNAVTAASLAVSPDGQWLIALDSLTQQLDIYQINSSTGALTAAAGSPAAYPIPSGSGTWQPSMVQVSPDGTLIFAALGTAGDATFTFNTTTGLATSSQHLPNVNASTGDYALAVDPKTAYLYIARSGTNGGVAVYIIGSGGTLNSVTGSPFAAGNGTQSVVLDSTGTYVYAGNRTGGTISGYTIVAGTTQAALTLNPLSGSPYLSGTSVQSLGIDRTGKYLLAAAVGGSPDLTMYSFDITTPGKLDPATSIATDTDPAGAVAVALTH
- a CDS encoding SH3 domain-containing protein — protein: MVLIAGGSGCSRLRPKPPAQYVYVTAKQTFLRDRVAAVSNRTATVENGDRLEVLDRGRRFVKVQTAKGEQGWIDEKVVATQDVFDEFEKLKQDHKADPVVASAVVRDEVYMHAKPGRDTERFFRLAEGEKLKLLARATLAKPVPPGTRVAKAVPASAAPGASVNGVVAKGARAVGTTAEAAPEEPVPPAMEDWWLVRDSKGDTGWLYSRMMDVDAPDAITRYSEGQRIVGSYVLTTVNDPEAEQDDKNIPIYVTVLSPYKAGLTYDFDQVRVFTWNVKKHRYETGYRDRNIEGYLPVDVKMATDPYGKSPTATTPAPTFSYRVLADDAGPVIPDPVTGAIVPGKTVLKTYRLESNLVRRVLQPGTTAPGEAHPEPLSDKKKAAAKGGKGKKKR